The Coffea arabica cultivar ET-39 chromosome 1e, Coffea Arabica ET-39 HiFi, whole genome shotgun sequence genome has a window encoding:
- the LOC113706098 gene encoding protein SUPPRESSOR OF K(+) TRANSPORT GROWTH DEFECT 1 yields the protein MYSNFKEQAIEYVRQAVQEDNAGNYAKAFPLYMNALEYFKTHLKYEKNPKIREAITQKFTEYLRRAEEIRAVLDEGGGSGPAANGDAAVATRPKGKPKDGGGGEGDGEDPEQAKLRAGLNSAIIREKPNVKWNDVAGLESAKQALQEAVILPVKFPQFFTGKRRPWRAFLLYGPPGTGKSYLAKAVATEADSTFFSVSSSDLVSKWMGESEKLVSNLFQMARESAPSIIFVDEIDSLCGQRGEGNESEASRRIKTELLVQMQGVGNNDEKVLVLAATNTPYALDQAIRRRFDKRIYIPLPDLKARQHMFKVHLGDTPHNLTESDFEDLARRTEGFSGSDISVCVKDVLFEPVRKTQDAMFFIKTPNGMWMPCGPKQSGAVQITMQDLAGKGLGAKIVPPPISKTDFDKVLARQRPTVSKADLEVHERFTNEFGEEG from the exons ATGTACAGTAATTTCAAGGAGCAAGCCATCGAGTATGTCCGGCAAGCAGTTCAGGAAGATAACGCCGGGAATTATGCGAAGGCGTTCCCGTTGTACATGAACGCGCTGGAGTATTTCAAGACTCATTTGAAGTACGAGAAAAACCCTAAGATTCGGGAAGCGATTACCCAGAAGTTTACCGAGTATTTGCGCCGTGCCGAGGAGATTCGCGCTGTTTTAGACGAGGGTGGTGGTTCGGGACCGGCGGCGAACGGCGATGCTGCGGTGGCCACGCGGCCGAAGGGGAAACCCAaggatggtggtggtggtgaggGAGATGGGGAGGATCCTGAGCAGGCTAAGCTTAGGGCTGGGTTGAATTCGGCGATTATTAGGGAGAAACCGAATGTAAAGTGGAACGATGTTGCTGGATTGGAAAGTGCTAAGCAGGCTTTGCAGGAAGCTGTGATTTTGCCCGTTAAGTTCCCCCAGTTTTTCACTG GCAAGAGACGGCCATGGAGGGCTTTTCTTTTATATGGTCCACCAGGGACAGGGAAGTCATATTTGGCAAAGGCTGTTGCTACTGAAGCAGACTCCACTTTTTTCAG TGTTTCATCCTCAGACCTGGTCTCAAAGTGGATGGGTGAGAGTGAAAAGCTAGTTTCAAACCTTTTCCAGATGGCTCGGGAAAGTGCTCCTTCAATCATATTTGTTGATGAAATTGATTCCTTGTGTGGTCAGCGAGGTGAAGGAAATGAGAGTGAAGCCTCAAGACGTATAAAAACGGAATTGCTTGTACAAATGCAG GGGGTTGGAAATAATGATGAGAAAGTTCTAGTTCTGGCAGCCACAAATACTCCATATGCCCTTGATCAG GCTATTAGGCGACGATTTGATAAGCGTATTTATATTCCTCTACCGGATCTCAAGGCCCGGCAGCACATGTTTAAA GTTCATTTAGGAGATACACCTCACAACTTGACTGAGAGTGACTTCGAAGACTTGGCTCGTAGGACAGAAGGATTTTCTGGATCAGATATTTCTGTTTGT GTCAAGGATGTCCTTTTTGAACCTGTTCGCAAAACTCAAGATGCCATGTTCTTTATAAAGACTCCTAATGGTATGTGGATGCCATGTGGACCAAAGCAATCAGGTGCTGTCCAGATAACTATGCAGGATCTAGCCGGTAAAGGACTTGGTGCTAAG ATAGTCCCACCTCCGATATCTAAAACAGACTTTGACAAAGTGTTGG